One window of Flavobacterium dauae genomic DNA carries:
- a CDS encoding DUF423 domain-containing protein: MTKKLVTLAAFFGLVAIILGAFGAHGLKKVLTAEQLTSFETGVKYQMYHALFLLLISQLNILTEKNKRIIGILTTIGVFLFSGSIYLLATQELSGIDFKFLGPVTPIGGVFLIISWFFTAFYSMKQKNN, translated from the coding sequence ATGACTAAAAAGTTAGTAACGCTGGCAGCTTTTTTTGGATTAGTTGCTATTATTTTAGGTGCTTTTGGTGCACACGGACTAAAAAAAGTTTTAACTGCAGAACAATTAACAAGCTTTGAAACAGGTGTTAAATATCAAATGTATCACGCGTTATTTTTACTGTTAATTTCGCAACTTAACATCCTAACAGAAAAAAATAAACGTATCATTGGTATCTTAACAACCATTGGTGTTTTTTTATTTTCTGGTTCTATTTATTTACTGGCTACTCAGGAATTATCGGGAATCGACTTTAAATTTTTAGGTCCTGTTACCCCAATAGGCGGCGTATTCCTAATTATAAGTTGGTTTTTTACCGCTTTCTATTCAATGAAACAAAAAAACAATTAA
- a CDS encoding NAD(P)-binding protein gives MKNGAKFNWSRRSFLKTGLLALVAIPLVQSCKKTVEKLIFRITGTNHILGHRLRTGDFPKPSKTINENIVIVGGGISGLSAVRWLSKNNILDFKLIEMETDLGGNSLGKQNKYSKYPVAAHYLPLPNHSNKNLIDFLHESNIITSFSKDGTPVYDESQLCFTPHDRLFIHNYWQEGIIPNYGLSEVDHQAFEIFDKKMQFYKDARGKDGSFAFDIPLHQSSKDEEFAKLDQLTFKDWLLANNLNNPELFTYLNYCCKDDYGIGIDKVSAWAGIHYFCSRKNTQNEVLTWPEGNYFIAKKFLPYTENKKYKNVLVYSVKTAKNKVELLVYDDRLKTSTKIIANKVILATPQFVNKYILENRTEISKKFEYAPWITATLAINKFPIGEGAPLSWDNVIHNGFGLGYIYNQHQMLNQYQTPFSITYYAALCTDDLKLERKKLLANTDNYWKKVVLTDLEKAHYNISAEVISLELHKKGHGMISPFPNFIFSQEIKQAAQPIENKIYFAHSDLSGISIFEEAFYQGIKAAKELINDTALDT, from the coding sequence ATGAAGAATGGAGCAAAATTTAATTGGAGTCGTCGTAGCTTTTTAAAAACAGGCTTATTGGCATTAGTTGCCATTCCGTTGGTACAATCGTGCAAAAAAACGGTCGAAAAACTCATTTTCAGAATCACGGGAACCAATCACATTCTGGGACATAGATTGCGTACCGGGGATTTTCCAAAACCATCAAAAACAATCAATGAAAATATTGTAATTGTTGGCGGCGGTATTTCTGGATTATCAGCTGTACGCTGGCTTTCAAAAAATAATATTCTTGATTTTAAACTTATTGAAATGGAAACCGATTTGGGTGGAAATTCATTAGGTAAACAAAATAAATACAGCAAATATCCGGTTGCGGCGCATTATCTTCCGTTACCCAATCATTCAAACAAAAATTTGATCGATTTTTTGCATGAAAGCAACATCATTACCAGTTTTTCAAAAGATGGAACTCCTGTTTATGATGAATCCCAATTATGTTTTACTCCACACGATCGATTGTTCATCCATAATTATTGGCAGGAAGGAATCATTCCAAATTACGGACTTTCAGAAGTAGATCATCAGGCGTTTGAAATATTCGATAAAAAAATGCAGTTTTACAAAGATGCTAGAGGAAAAGATGGTTCGTTTGCATTTGATATTCCCTTGCATCAATCATCAAAAGACGAAGAATTTGCAAAATTAGATCAGCTAACATTTAAAGATTGGTTGCTTGCGAATAATTTGAATAATCCTGAACTTTTTACTTATCTGAACTATTGCTGTAAAGACGATTACGGAATTGGTATTGATAAAGTTTCGGCTTGGGCTGGTATTCATTATTTTTGTTCGAGAAAAAACACGCAAAACGAGGTACTAACCTGGCCAGAAGGAAACTATTTCATTGCCAAGAAATTTCTACCTTACACAGAAAACAAAAAGTATAAAAACGTGTTAGTATATTCTGTAAAAACCGCTAAAAACAAAGTAGAACTGCTGGTTTATGACGACCGATTAAAAACATCGACCAAAATTATTGCCAACAAAGTTATTTTGGCAACACCGCAATTTGTAAACAAATATATTTTAGAAAACAGAACCGAAATTTCTAAAAAGTTTGAATACGCACCCTGGATTACCGCAACGTTAGCCATAAACAAGTTTCCTATTGGCGAAGGCGCTCCGCTTTCATGGGACAACGTTATACACAACGGTTTTGGCTTGGGCTATATTTACAACCAGCACCAAATGCTTAACCAATATCAAACGCCTTTTTCAATAACGTATTATGCCGCTCTGTGTACAGATGATTTAAAATTAGAACGTAAAAAATTACTTGCGAACACCGATAATTACTGGAAAAAAGTTGTTTTAACCGATTTAGAAAAAGCCCATTACAACATATCAGCCGAAGTAATTTCGTTAGAATTGCACAAAAAAGGACACGGAATGATTAGTCCGTTTCCAAATTTTATTTTTTCGCAAGAAATAAAGCAAGCCGCACAACCCATTGAAAACAAAATTTACTTTGCCCATTCAGATTTAAGCGGAATATCTATTTTTGAAGAAGCTTTTTATCAAGGCATTAAAGCCGCTAAAGAATTAATTAATGATACAGCCCTGGATACATAA
- a CDS encoding DUF350 domain-containing protein: protein MQQILNGITNSAIYSILGIIILLIAYLIVEKLTPENSWKEIVENKNIALAIVFAGFIIGISMIISAALHG from the coding sequence ATGCAACAAATTTTAAACGGAATAACAAATTCAGCAATATATTCTATTTTAGGAATAATAATTTTATTAATTGCTTATTTAATTGTTGAAAAATTAACTCCGGAAAATTCTTGGAAAGAAATAGTAGAAAATAAAAACATTGCACTAGCCATTGTTTTTGCAGGATTTATCATTGGTATATCTATGATAATTAGTGCTGCTCTTCATGGATAA
- a CDS encoding polyamine aminopropyltransferase: MDKNKRFQLFLLVAVFIVSTCGLVYELVAGALASYLLGDSVKQFSFIIGTYLFSMGVGSFLAKYIKRNLIDRFIEIELLIGIIGGLSSVVLFVLFQRISHFQFILYFSVFLTGCLSGMEIPILMNILKNRVTFRELVSDVFTFDYIGALIASVLFPTLLIPYLGVMGTSLVFGIVNILVGISLCIFLRKEIFNLRSLQIKAFLSLALLVTAFAYSNDLLKYTENNLYQNNIIYKQSTPYQRIILTESAGEYQLFLNNNLQFNTKDEYRYHEVLVHPAMAAAPAISNVLVLGGGDGLAVREILKYKDVKKITLVDLDEGMTNLFKTNEILRKHNHNSLNNPKVTIHNTDAFIWLQQNTEKYDVVIIDFPDPSNYSLGKLYTTYFYKTLHQSMTPNSVVTVQTTSPYYAPKSYWCVHETIGSVYPNINGYHTYVPSFGEWGFAIFSPNNLVRLNKVYRKLNNLKFYNYNLDEFSKFSEDMKAENIEINRLDNQSLVRYFDEEWSKI, encoded by the coding sequence ATGGATAAAAACAAACGTTTTCAACTTTTTCTACTGGTCGCAGTTTTTATAGTATCAACCTGCGGTTTGGTTTACGAATTGGTTGCAGGTGCTTTAGCCAGTTATTTACTAGGCGATTCGGTAAAGCAATTTTCTTTTATTATTGGCACCTATTTGTTTTCAATGGGTGTAGGATCTTTTTTGGCAAAATACATCAAAAGGAATTTAATTGATCGTTTTATAGAAATTGAACTTTTAATAGGTATAATCGGTGGATTAAGCTCGGTTGTATTGTTTGTACTTTTCCAAAGAATATCACACTTTCAGTTTATACTGTACTTCAGTGTATTTTTAACTGGATGTTTATCGGGAATGGAAATTCCTATTTTAATGAACATCTTAAAAAACCGTGTAACCTTTCGCGAACTGGTTTCAGACGTTTTTACGTTTGATTATATTGGTGCGTTGATTGCTTCGGTTTTATTCCCCACTTTATTAATTCCTTATTTAGGTGTCATGGGAACATCGTTGGTTTTTGGAATTGTGAATATTTTGGTTGGAATTTCGCTTTGTATCTTTTTAAGAAAGGAAATTTTTAACCTACGCAGCTTACAAATAAAGGCTTTTTTAAGTTTAGCTTTATTAGTTACTGCTTTTGCTTATTCTAACGATTTGCTAAAATATACAGAAAACAACCTGTATCAAAACAATATTATCTACAAACAAAGTACACCGTATCAACGAATTATTTTAACCGAAAGCGCAGGCGAATATCAGTTGTTTTTGAACAACAATTTGCAGTTTAATACCAAAGACGAATATCGTTATCATGAGGTTTTGGTACATCCGGCAATGGCTGCAGCTCCAGCAATATCAAACGTTTTGGTATTAGGTGGTGGCGACGGTTTGGCTGTGCGTGAAATTTTAAAGTACAAAGATGTAAAAAAAATAACACTGGTTGATTTAGATGAAGGAATGACCAATTTGTTTAAAACAAACGAAATACTACGTAAACACAACCATAATTCGTTAAACAACCCAAAAGTTACCATTCATAATACCGATGCTTTTATTTGGTTGCAGCAAAATACCGAGAAATATGATGTTGTTATTATCGATTTTCCAGATCCATCTAACTACAGTTTAGGTAAATTGTACACTACCTATTTTTACAAAACGCTGCATCAAAGCATGACACCAAATAGTGTGGTAACCGTACAAACTACTTCGCCTTATTATGCGCCAAAATCGTATTGGTGTGTGCACGAAACAATCGGTTCTGTGTATCCGAATATTAATGGATATCATACCTACGTACCGTCTTTTGGTGAATGGGGTTTTGCTATTTTTTCGCCCAATAATTTGGTTCGATTAAATAAAGTGTACCGCAAATTGAACAATTTAAAATTTTACAATTATAATTTAGACGAGTTTAGTAAGTTTTCTGAAGATATGAAAGCGGAAAACATTGAAATTAACCGTTTAGACAACCAATCTTTAGTTAGATATTTTGATGAAGAATGGAGCAAAATTTAA
- a CDS encoding S-adenosylmethionine decarboxylase family protein, with the protein MNQSEKSLYNPGLHKLLTLQVKDETLLTSLEKFQEFSKNLISDFNLEIVGISHHSFDSSGFTMAFCLKESHICIHTWPEFDQLTLDIYLCNYLKDNTQKVEALGTAYKLFFDATVLNETNVYR; encoded by the coding sequence ATGAATCAATCAGAAAAAAGCTTATACAATCCAGGATTACACAAACTGCTTACCCTACAAGTTAAAGACGAAACACTTTTAACTTCACTTGAAAAATTTCAGGAATTTTCTAAAAATCTTATTAGTGATTTTAATCTGGAAATTGTAGGCATATCTCATCATTCATTTGATTCAAGTGGCTTTACTATGGCTTTTTGTTTAAAAGAATCACATATTTGCATACACACTTGGCCAGAATTCGATCAATTAACACTTGATATCTATCTGTGTAATTATTTAAAAGACAATACACAAAAAGTTGAAGCTTTAGGTACTGCCTACAAACTTTTTTTTGATGCTACAGTGTTAAACGAAACAAATGTGTACCGCTAA
- a CDS encoding DUF4178 domain-containing protein, with product MNAKYQCANCHSVTEIAYTKLKPQTFACPVCSSISKINETTTEYAGKITGSFKDIYASLNEIVTYNGRTYHIVGISTKQEKGSYVSWNEYILADTNGDLIFLSHGSDFNSYLTEVPLTAEMAEQAKLGGTLKYKGSGYDFDFAQYALPIAAHGVFFNNILEESYNRTFQHNYNQSQFLSVEKYGAITEVFFGEYLNKTSFRKLFIKERESIYKNNNVLKNLVLFFALICLVIGGLHYALNYNNVDMVTYTNSIVKANSTSSQFISPPFDVKGEDKKVKLSFVSEVTDPNIVLNVSLVNEKTNATHLTETFKHFNNSKNHASGNEVTFCGVDNGSYHLAFHYTANINKPENSYDVDYKITVGGVSQVWLYISIIITLAAAFFYYYTIVNRNHVNELQNFKDLFTYKNYEPLKYAGIILGLYIFGNYMFISNLTCNSSKVNTELENATYTGNRVHYIARTYSSSGASHK from the coding sequence ATGAATGCAAAATATCAATGTGCAAACTGCCACAGTGTTACCGAAATTGCTTATACCAAATTAAAGCCGCAAACTTTTGCATGTCCTGTTTGTTCGTCAATATCCAAAATAAACGAAACAACAACGGAGTATGCAGGTAAAATAACGGGATCTTTTAAAGATATATATGCGTCTCTAAACGAAATTGTCACATATAACGGAAGAACATATCACATTGTAGGTATATCAACCAAACAAGAAAAAGGGAGTTATGTTTCGTGGAACGAATATATTTTAGCCGATACAAACGGTGACTTGATATTTTTATCGCATGGAAGTGATTTTAATTCATACTTAACAGAAGTTCCGCTTACCGCAGAAATGGCAGAGCAAGCAAAATTAGGCGGTACTTTAAAGTACAAAGGATCTGGCTATGATTTTGATTTTGCACAGTATGCCTTACCCATTGCAGCACACGGTGTTTTCTTCAATAATATTTTAGAAGAATCGTACAACAGAACTTTTCAGCACAATTATAACCAAAGTCAGTTTTTATCGGTTGAAAAATATGGTGCTATTACCGAAGTTTTTTTTGGCGAATATTTAAACAAAACAAGTTTTAGAAAACTGTTTATAAAAGAACGTGAAAGCATCTACAAAAACAACAATGTATTAAAAAATCTGGTATTGTTTTTTGCTTTGATCTGTTTAGTGATCGGTGGTTTGCATTATGCCTTAAATTACAACAATGTAGATATGGTTACTTATACCAACAGTATTGTTAAGGCTAATTCTACCAGCAGCCAGTTTATAAGTCCGCCGTTTGATGTGAAAGGTGAAGATAAAAAAGTAAAACTTTCGTTTGTATCAGAAGTTACAGATCCAAACATTGTTTTAAACGTATCATTGGTTAACGAAAAAACAAACGCTACACATTTAACCGAAACTTTTAAACATTTTAATAATTCAAAAAATCACGCATCGGGTAACGAAGTAACTTTTTGTGGTGTAGATAATGGCTCGTATCATTTGGCTTTTCATTATACCGCAAACATAAATAAACCAGAAAACTCTTACGATGTTGATTATAAAATAACTGTTGGTGGTGTTAGTCAGGTTTGGTTATATATTTCTATTATAATAACTTTAGCCGCTGCCTTTTTTTATTATTACACCATTGTTAACAGAAACCACGTTAACGAATTACAAAATTTTAAAGATCTTTTTACATACAAAAATTACGAACCTTTAAAATACGCCGGAATAATTTTAGGATTATACATTTTTGGAAATTACATGTTTATATCAAACTTAACCTGCAATTCATCAAAAGTAAATACCGAATTAGAAAATGCCACATATACGGGTAACAGAGTACATTATATAGCCAGAACTTATTCATCATCGGGAGCTTCCCATAAATAA
- a CDS encoding saccharopine dehydrogenase family protein, translating into MKNILLFGSGRSTSSLIKYLLDRTEKNQFKLHIADQSIESIQQKIEHNPNAFATALDIHNSEQRKELIKNTDVVISMLPAFLHPIIAADCLELGKHLVTASYISKELKAMDAKVKAKGLIFMNECGLDPGIDHMSAMKVLDEIRSKGGNPVHFESFCGGLVAPESDNNVWNYKFSWNPRNVVVAGQGGAAKFLQQGTYKYIPYQRVFKRTEFLEVDGFGRFEAYANRDSLSYREVYGLQNAHTIYRGTMRRVGYSRAWNMLVQLGVTDDTYTIEDSENMTYREFINSFLYYHPTDSVEVKFRLTLNIEQDDTVWDKFLELDFFSNTQKVGLKNATPAQIMEKILSEKWALQPQDKDMIVMYHKFGYTMPNVDGTLQIDSTMVCLGEDSLHTGMAKTVGLPVGIIALKILNGEIKTPGVQMPITKEVYEPVLKELETFGIVFQEKEVPYDGGI; encoded by the coding sequence ATGAAAAATATATTGTTATTTGGTTCAGGAAGATCAACCTCTTCTTTAATCAAATATTTGTTAGACCGCACTGAAAAAAATCAATTTAAACTTCATATTGCCGATCAATCGATCGAATCTATTCAGCAAAAAATCGAACACAATCCCAACGCATTTGCAACTGCTTTAGATATTCATAACAGTGAGCAACGCAAAGAATTAATTAAAAATACCGATGTGGTTATTTCTATGCTCCCTGCATTTTTACACCCAATAATCGCGGCTGATTGTTTAGAGCTAGGTAAACATTTGGTTACTGCGTCGTATATTTCAAAAGAATTGAAAGCGATGGATGCCAAAGTAAAAGCCAAAGGATTGATTTTTATGAACGAGTGCGGATTGGATCCTGGTATCGATCATATGAGTGCTATGAAAGTATTAGACGAAATTCGTTCAAAAGGAGGAAATCCGGTACATTTTGAAAGTTTTTGTGGTGGTTTAGTGGCTCCGGAATCTGATAATAACGTATGGAACTATAAATTTTCGTGGAATCCGCGAAATGTAGTTGTTGCAGGGCAGGGCGGTGCAGCCAAGTTTTTACAACAAGGCACCTATAAATACATTCCGTATCAACGTGTTTTTAAACGAACCGAGTTTCTTGAAGTTGATGGTTTTGGAAGGTTTGAAGCTTACGCCAACCGCGATTCATTAAGCTACCGCGAAGTATATGGTTTGCAAAATGCACATACCATTTATCGGGGAACTATGCGTAGGGTAGGGTACTCGCGTGCGTGGAATATGTTGGTGCAATTAGGTGTTACAGATGATACTTATACCATTGAAGATTCTGAAAATATGACCTATCGCGAATTTATTAATTCCTTTCTGTATTATCACCCGACAGATTCCGTTGAAGTAAAATTTAGATTGACATTGAATATTGAACAAGATGATACGGTGTGGGATAAATTTTTAGAATTAGATTTCTTTAGCAATACCCAAAAGGTAGGTTTAAAAAATGCAACTCCGGCACAAATTATGGAAAAGATTTTATCTGAAAAATGGGCGTTGCAACCTCAAGATAAAGATATGATTGTAATGTATCATAAATTTGGATACACTATGCCTAATGTAGATGGAACACTGCAAATAGATTCTACAATGGTGTGTTTGGGCGAAGATTCTTTACACACGGGTATGGCAAAAACCGTGGGATTACCTGTTGGAATTATTGCTCTAAAAATACTAAACGGAGAAATTAAAACGCCCGGCGTACAAATGCCGATTACTAAAGAGGTTTACGAACCTGTTTTAAAAGAACTGGAAACTTTTGGTATTGTATTTCAAGAAAAAGAAGTGCCTTATGATGGCGGAATATAA
- a CDS encoding ABC transporter ATP-binding protein yields the protein MKEPILKVENLSISFLQEKKWNEVIHSISFEVFPNEIVGIVGESGSGKSVSSLAVMGLLPKNVSDLNTGSIYFKSEDITNYSEKEFQKIRGKKISMVFQEPMSSLNPSINCGEQVAEILETHTNLSEKEIKAEVLRLFNQVKLPDPSTIYNKYPHQISGGQKQRVMIAMAIACKPEILIADEPTTALDVTVQQEIILLLKNLQQETGMSILFISHDLSLISEICDRILVMYKGEIVEQNSALNIFKNPEHIYTKALIASRPSLNVRLKRLPTIQDYLSGTENAAVILQEERKEHLDKLYNQKPLLRVENIEKEYLLKTHLFKANDYFKAVNNVSFEMYEGETLGLVGESGCGKSTLGNAILQLDPATKGQIFYRDKDITKLSKNELKELRKEIQIIFQDPFASLNPKITVGEAILEPMKVHKLYANDKERKEKVLDLLDKVGLLPEHYDRYPHEFSGGQRQRIGIARTIAVNPKLIICDESVSALDISVQAQVLNLLNDLKDNFGFTYLFISHDLAVVKYISDQIIVMNKGKIEEQNEADALIEHPQKPYTQKLINAIPKGI from the coding sequence ATGAAAGAACCGATTTTAAAGGTAGAAAATTTAAGCATTTCTTTTTTACAGGAAAAAAAATGGAACGAAGTAATACATTCTATTTCGTTTGAAGTTTTTCCGAACGAAATTGTGGGTATTGTAGGCGAATCGGGTTCCGGAAAATCGGTTTCAAGCTTGGCTGTAATGGGTTTGCTTCCTAAAAATGTTTCCGATTTAAACACCGGTTCTATCTATTTTAAAAGCGAAGATATTACCAATTATTCCGAAAAAGAATTCCAGAAAATTCGAGGCAAAAAAATATCGATGGTTTTTCAGGAACCTATGAGTTCTTTAAATCCGTCGATAAACTGTGGCGAACAAGTTGCCGAAATTTTAGAAACGCACACCAATTTATCTGAAAAAGAAATTAAAGCAGAAGTATTGCGATTGTTCAACCAGGTAAAACTGCCCGATCCAAGTACGATTTACAACAAATACCCACATCAAATTTCGGGCGGACAAAAACAACGGGTTATGATTGCCATGGCAATTGCCTGCAAACCCGAAATTTTAATTGCCGACGAACCAACTACCGCTTTAGATGTTACGGTTCAGCAAGAAATTATTTTGTTGTTGAAAAATTTGCAACAAGAAACTGGTATGAGTATTTTGTTTATTTCGCACGATTTATCGTTGATTTCCGAAATTTGCGACCGTATTTTGGTTATGTACAAAGGCGAAATTGTAGAACAAAATTCGGCTTTAAACATCTTTAAAAATCCCGAACACATTTATACAAAAGCGTTAATTGCTTCTCGTCCATCGTTAAATGTCCGTTTAAAGCGTTTACCTACTATTCAAGATTATTTAAGCGGAACAGAAAATGCTGCGGTGATTTTGCAAGAAGAACGCAAAGAACATTTAGATAAACTGTACAATCAAAAACCTTTGTTACGTGTTGAAAATATTGAGAAAGAATATCTTTTAAAAACACATTTGTTCAAGGCAAACGATTATTTTAAGGCAGTAAATAATGTGAGTTTTGAAATGTACGAAGGCGAAACGTTAGGCTTGGTTGGCGAAAGCGGTTGCGGAAAATCAACATTAGGAAATGCCATTTTACAGTTAGATCCAGCCACAAAAGGACAGATTTTTTACAGAGATAAAGACATTACCAAATTATCGAAAAACGAATTAAAAGAACTTAGAAAAGAAATTCAAATTATTTTTCAGGATCCGTTTGCATCGTTAAATCCAAAAATTACGGTGGGCGAAGCCATTTTAGAACCTATGAAAGTGCATAAGCTATATGCAAACGATAAAGAACGTAAAGAAAAAGTGTTGGATTTGTTAGATAAAGTAGGATTGTTACCAGAACATTACGACCGATACCCACACGAATTTTCGGGCGGGCAACGTCAACGAATCGGCATTGCACGCACAATTGCCGTAAATCCTAAATTAATTATTTGCGATGAATCGGTATCGGCATTAGATATTTCGGTTCAAGCACAAGTGTTGAATTTACTGAATGATTTAAAAGATAATTTTGGATTTACCTATTTGTTTATATCGCACGATTTGGCGGTTGTAAAATACATTTCGGATCAGATTATCGTGATGAACAAAGGAAAAATAGAAGAACAAAACGAAGCCGATGCTTTAATTGAACATCCGCAAAAACCATATACGCAAAAATTAATCAACGCTATTCCGAAAGGGATTTAA
- the pckA gene encoding phosphoenolpyruvate carboxykinase (ATP), producing MEVSKAISLDKYGIHNVTEIIYNPSYDELFKEETNTNLQGFERGQVSELGAVNVMTGDFTGRSPKDKYIVKDAVTENTIWWTSDKAVNDNKPISQTTWEALKQNAAKELSGKKLYVVDAFCGANEDTRLKVRFIMEVAWQAHFVKNMFIRPTEEELENFGEPDFVVINASKTSFKEYKDHGLNSEVYIAFNLTEKMQLIGGTWYGGEMKKGMFSMMNYYLPLQGIASMHCSANKGKEGDVAVFFGLSGTGKTTLSTDPKRELIGDDEHGWDNDGVFNFEGGCYAKTIDLSQEHEPEIFGAIKRDALLENVTVDANGKIDFKDGSVTQNTRVSYPIDHIENIVKPVSKAGHAKKVIFLTADAFGVMPPVSKLTPEQTKYYFLSGFTAKLAGTERGVTQPEPTFSACFGKAFLSLHPTKYGEELVKKMEEHNATAYMVNTGWNGTGKRISIKDTRAIIDRILDGSIENAETTIVPIFNLAVPTALEGVHTEILDPRNTYADAAEWNTKATDLAKLFVTNFENYTDNEEGKSLVAAGPQL from the coding sequence ATGGAAGTTTCAAAGGCAATCTCTTTGGATAAATATGGGATACACAATGTAACAGAAATCATTTACAATCCTTCGTATGATGAATTATTTAAAGAAGAAACAAACACTAACTTACAAGGATTTGAACGCGGACAAGTATCGGAACTTGGAGCAGTAAACGTAATGACCGGCGATTTTACCGGACGTTCTCCTAAAGACAAATACATTGTTAAAGATGCGGTAACAGAAAACACCATTTGGTGGACATCAGACAAAGCTGTAAACGATAACAAACCCATTTCTCAAACTACTTGGGAAGCCTTAAAACAAAACGCTGCCAAAGAATTATCAGGTAAAAAATTATATGTCGTTGATGCTTTTTGCGGTGCGAACGAAGACACTCGTTTAAAAGTACGCTTTATTATGGAAGTGGCTTGGCAGGCACATTTTGTAAAAAATATGTTTATACGCCCTACCGAAGAAGAATTAGAAAACTTTGGAGAGCCTGATTTCGTTGTAATAAATGCTTCAAAAACATCTTTTAAAGAATACAAAGACCACGGATTAAATTCTGAAGTTTACATTGCCTTTAACTTAACCGAAAAAATGCAATTAATTGGTGGAACCTGGTATGGTGGCGAAATGAAAAAAGGAATGTTCTCTATGATGAACTACTACTTGCCGTTACAAGGAATTGCTTCAATGCACTGCTCTGCAAACAAAGGAAAAGAGGGCGATGTAGCTGTTTTCTTTGGTTTATCGGGAACAGGAAAAACTACTTTATCAACAGATCCAAAACGCGAATTAATTGGTGATGACGAACACGGATGGGACAACGACGGTGTTTTTAACTTTGAAGGCGGATGTTATGCTAAAACCATTGATTTAAGCCAAGAACACGAACCCGAAATTTTTGGAGCAATTAAACGTGATGCCTTATTAGAAAATGTAACGGTTGATGCAAACGGAAAAATTGATTTTAAAGATGGATCGGTTACTCAAAACACACGTGTTTCGTATCCAATTGATCATATCGAAAACATTGTAAAACCGGTTTCTAAAGCAGGTCACGCAAAAAAAGTAATCTTCTTAACAGCAGATGCTTTTGGAGTGATGCCTCCGGTTTCTAAATTAACTCCAGAACAAACAAAATACTATTTCTTATCTGGATTTACAGCAAAATTAGCAGGAACAGAGCGCGGTGTTACACAACCAGAACCTACTTTCTCGGCTTGTTTTGGTAAAGCGTTTTTAAGCTTGCACCCAACAAAATACGGTGAAGAATTAGTTAAGAAAATGGAAGAGCACAACGCTACCGCTTATATGGTTAACACTGGTTGGAACGGTACCGGAAAACGTATTTCTATTAAAGATACCCGTGCAATTATTGACCGTATTTTAGATGGATCTATCGAAAATGCTGAAACTACTATTGTTCCGATTTTTAATTTAGCTGTTCCAACAGCTTTAGAAGGAGTTCATACTGAAATTTTAGATCCAAGAAACACCTATGCTGATGCAGCTGAATGGAATACAAAAGCTACAGATTTGGCGAAGCTGTTCGTAACAAATTTCGAAAACTACACAGATAACGAAGAAGGAAAATCATTAGTTGCGGCTGGTCCACAATTGTAA